A genomic window from Methanobrevibacter sp. TLL-48-HuF1 includes:
- the asd gene encoding aspartate-semialdehyde dehydrogenase, with protein MVNVGILGATGMVGQRFIQLLDNHPDFEITALAASSRSAGKRYEDATTWYLDNEMPESVKDIIVKETDADAMDNDVDIVFSSLPTEFAAKVEKDFARDYVVASNASAHRMKKNIPLVIPEVNPEYLDMIDAQQKENNWDGFIVTNPNCSTIALTLSLKPIVDNFNVDAIRVSTMQAVSGAGYNGVPSMAIVDNLVPYIGNEEEKMESETLHLLGNYDGEKVSDADFKLSASCHRVPVIDGHTEAVFVELDDDFDINDVKDKMANFKALPQKLNLFSAPKNPVIVKEEIDRPQPRMDRNAGNGMSVSVGRLRKDKVFDNSFKYVLVGHNTIRGAAGASVLNAELINDKIL; from the coding sequence ATGGTAAATGTTGGTATACTTGGTGCAACTGGAATGGTTGGTCAAAGATTTATCCAATTACTTGATAATCATCCAGATTTTGAAATTACAGCATTAGCAGCATCTTCAAGATCTGCAGGTAAAAGATACGAGGATGCTACTACATGGTATCTTGATAATGAAATGCCTGAATCTGTTAAAGATATTATTGTAAAAGAAACTGATGCTGATGCAATGGATAATGATGTGGATATTGTATTTTCATCTCTTCCAACAGAATTTGCAGCTAAAGTTGAAAAAGATTTTGCTAGGGATTATGTTGTTGCAAGTAATGCTAGTGCTCACAGGATGAAGAAAAATATTCCTTTAGTTATTCCTGAAGTTAATCCAGAATATTTAGACATGATTGATGCTCAGCAAAAGGAAAATAACTGGGATGGATTCATTGTAACTAATCCTAATTGTTCAACTATTGCTTTAACTTTATCATTAAAACCTATTGTTGATAATTTTAATGTAGATGCAATTAGGGTTTCAACAATGCAAGCAGTGTCAGGTGCAGGATATAATGGTGTACCTTCTATGGCTATTGTTGATAATCTTGTTCCTTATATTGGTAATGAAGAAGAAAAGATGGAAAGTGAAACATTACATCTTTTAGGTAATTATGATGGGGAAAAAGTTTCTGATGCTGATTTTAAATTAAGTGCTTCCTGTCATAGAGTTCCGGTTATTGATGGTCATACTGAAGCAGTATTTGTTGAGTTGGATGATGACTTTGATATTAACGATGTTAAAGATAAAATGGCTAATTTCAAAGCATTGCCTCAAAAATTAAATTTATTCTCTGCACCTAAAAATCCAGTCATTGTTAAAGAAGAAATTGATCGTCCTCAACCAAGAATGGATAGAAATGCAGGTAATGGTATGTCTGTTTCAGTTGGAAGGTTGAGAAAAGACAAAGTATTTGATAATAGTTTTAAATATGTGTTAGTTGGACATAATACAATTCGTGGAGCTGCTGGAGCTTCTGTATTAAATGCTGAATTAATTAATGATAAAATACTCTGA
- a CDS encoding cyclase family protein, whose protein sequence is MEYIDLTYKLKNEIPEYPGDPKTKLDYFKKADETDSSTLFKLETGLHTGTHMDSPFHYITNGKKISQLPLENFIGEASINYVESKSKEILVKNCNLKNSKEKIAIIITGWGEYFGSKKYFYENPYISNELADMIIEKNIKGIAIDTCSVDKYGENTIHKKLLENNVWIVENITNCDDLNKTNYNSFFIPLNIEAEASPVRAFLKKD, encoded by the coding sequence ATGGAATATATTGACCTCACATACAAACTAAAAAATGAAATTCCAGAATACCCTGGAGATCCCAAAACAAAACTTGATTATTTTAAGAAAGCTGATGAAACAGACAGTTCCACATTGTTTAAATTAGAAACTGGACTTCATACAGGGACACATATGGATTCACCATTCCATTACATCACAAATGGGAAAAAAATATCCCAGTTGCCTCTAGAAAATTTTATTGGTGAAGCTAGCATAAATTACGTTGAAAGTAAAAGTAAGGAAATTTTAGTTAAAAATTGTAATTTAAAAAATTCAAAAGAAAAGATAGCTATAATAATCACAGGATGGGGCGAATATTTTGGCAGTAAAAAGTACTTCTATGAAAATCCTTACATCTCTAATGAATTAGCTGACATGATTATAGAAAAAAATATTAAAGGGATTGCAATAGATACATGCTCAGTTGATAAATATGGAGAAAATACAATTCATAAAAAATTACTTGAAAATAATGTTTGGATTGTTGAAAATATAACAAATTGTGATGATTTAAATAAAACCAACTATAACTCATTCTTTATTCCATTAAATATTGAAGCAGAAGCTTCACCAGTTAGAGCTTTTCTAAAAAAAGATTGA
- the thsA gene encoding thermosome subunit alpha yields the protein MAQGGQPIFILPEGTNRSVGRDAQRNNILAGKVLAETVRTTLGPKGMDKMLVDGLGDIVVTNDGVTILKEMDIEHPAAKMLVEVAKTQEDEVGDGTTTAVIIAGELLKKSESLLDQDIHPTIIAMGYRQAAEKAQEILDDIAIDSVDEETLVKVAMTAMTGKGTEAAREPLAKLIVDAVQKVAEDGVVDTDNIKIEKKDGAVVEDSTLVEGVIVDKERVHPGMPSEVKDAKIALVNSPLEVKETEVDAEIRITDPAQMQAFIEQEEKMVKDMVDKVAESGANVLFAQKGIDDLAQHYLSKAGILAVRRVKKSDIEKLARATGANVVTNLEDLTADDLGEAGIVEERKVSGEEMIFVEECSVAKSVTLFVRGSTKHIVDEIVRAIEDAIGVVAATVEDDKVVAGGGAPEIAMAKKLKDYADSISGREQLAVNAFAEALEIVPKTLAENAGLDSIDSLVDLRAAHENSAVMGLDVFTGKVADMKEAGVIEPKRVKKQAIQSASEAAEMILRIDDVIASSGKGDADMGGMDPAAMGGMPPMM from the coding sequence ATGGCACAAGGTGGACAACCAATTTTTATTTTACCTGAAGGAACAAACAGGTCCGTCGGAAGAGATGCTCAAAGAAACAATATTTTAGCAGGAAAAGTACTTGCTGAAACTGTAAGAACCACATTAGGTCCAAAAGGAATGGACAAAATGTTAGTGGATGGACTTGGAGATATTGTTGTAACCAATGATGGTGTTACAATCTTAAAAGAAATGGATATTGAACATCCTGCAGCTAAAATGTTGGTGGAAGTAGCTAAAACTCAAGAAGACGAAGTTGGAGATGGAACTACTACTGCAGTAATTATTGCTGGAGAATTATTGAAAAAATCCGAATCTTTATTAGATCAAGATATTCACCCAACAATCATTGCAATGGGATACAGACAAGCAGCTGAAAAAGCACAAGAAATTTTAGATGATATTGCAATTGATTCAGTTGATGAAGAAACTTTAGTTAAAGTAGCTATGACTGCTATGACTGGTAAAGGAACTGAAGCAGCACGTGAACCATTAGCAAAATTAATCGTAGATGCAGTTCAAAAAGTAGCTGAAGATGGTGTAGTAGACACTGACAACATTAAAATTGAGAAAAAAGATGGTGCTGTTGTAGAAGATTCTACTTTAGTTGAAGGAGTAATTGTTGACAAAGAAAGAGTACACCCAGGTATGCCTTCTGAAGTTAAAGATGCAAAAATCGCATTAGTTAACTCTCCTCTTGAAGTAAAAGAAACTGAAGTTGATGCAGAAATCAGAATAACCGACCCTGCTCAAATGCAAGCTTTCATTGAACAAGAAGAAAAAATGGTTAAAGATATGGTAGATAAAGTAGCTGAATCTGGTGCTAATGTATTATTCGCACAAAAAGGTATCGATGATTTAGCACAACATTACTTATCTAAAGCAGGTATTTTAGCTGTAAGAAGGGTTAAAAAATCAGATATTGAAAAATTAGCTAGAGCTACTGGTGCTAATGTAGTAACTAATTTAGAAGATTTAACTGCTGACGACTTAGGTGAAGCAGGTATTGTAGAAGAAAGAAAAGTATCTGGCGAAGAAATGATCTTTGTAGAAGAATGCAGTGTAGCTAAATCTGTAACTTTATTCGTAAGAGGAAGTACCAAACACATTGTTGATGAAATCGTAAGAGCTATTGAAGATGCAATTGGTGTTGTAGCAGCTACTGTTGAAGATGACAAAGTTGTAGCTGGTGGAGGAGCTCCAGAAATTGCAATGGCTAAAAAACTCAAAGATTATGCTGATTCAATCAGTGGAAGAGAACAATTAGCAGTTAATGCATTTGCAGAAGCTTTAGAAATTGTTCCTAAAACCTTAGCTGAAAATGCAGGTTTAGACAGTATTGATTCATTAGTAGACTTAAGAGCTGCTCATGAAAACAGTGCTGTAATGGGATTAGATGTATTTACTGGTAAAGTAGCAGATATGAAAGAAGCTGGTGTAATTGAACCTAAACGTGTCAAAAAACAAGCTATCCAATCTGCTTCTGAAGCAGCTGAAATGATTTTAAGAATTGATGATGTAATCGCATCTAGCGGTAAAGGTGACGCTGACATGGGCGGTATGGATCCTGCTGCTATGGGCGGTATGCCTCCAATGATGTAA
- a CDS encoding adenosylcobinamide amidohydrolase: MQTKRLIFKNSTGDRAYIYENSIVVEFGVCRNGISTSELNGGYKKNFKIAFNHYLSQENIDFLENHSVNDYLVRQSGILGIDPKFTTGLLTSAQMENACVVTKQYRNLEVSAITTAGVRVNASRAGDSASYYEENGDFQFDVGTINVIILTNVCLEPGTLANGLVTATEAKTVALNNLRIPSQFSNGFATGTGTDGIAIFSNSESDNILSNAGKHSKLGELIAKCVIESISEAIKRQVWITKESQCSVLARLRRYDLDINEFYKNITDKEEFIRLLQAAARKQENVAITTSILHLIDEVENNLLDKKIAYNLADSILENNCSDYCIYRLLKFWIDKFLS; this comes from the coding sequence TTGCAAACCAAACGACTTATTTTTAAAAATTCAACTGGAGATAGGGCATATATCTATGAAAACTCCATAGTAGTTGAGTTTGGAGTTTGCAGAAATGGAATTTCAACATCTGAGTTAAATGGCGGATACAAAAAAAATTTTAAAATAGCTTTTAATCATTATTTATCTCAGGAAAACATTGATTTTTTAGAAAATCATAGTGTAAATGATTATTTAGTTAGACAAAGCGGAATTTTGGGAATTGATCCTAAATTTACTACAGGTCTTTTAACTTCTGCGCAAATGGAAAATGCATGCGTTGTTACAAAACAGTATAGGAACTTGGAAGTTAGTGCAATAACTACTGCCGGTGTAAGAGTAAATGCCTCAAGAGCAGGGGACAGTGCAAGTTATTATGAGGAAAATGGAGACTTTCAATTCGATGTTGGAACAATTAATGTAATTATTTTAACTAATGTTTGTTTAGAGCCAGGAACATTGGCTAATGGATTAGTAACAGCTACTGAAGCAAAAACTGTTGCTTTAAATAATTTAAGAATTCCCAGCCAGTTTTCAAATGGATTTGCAACAGGAACTGGAACTGATGGAATAGCTATTTTTTCAAATTCAGAATCTGATAATATACTGTCTAATGCAGGAAAACATTCAAAACTTGGAGAATTAATAGCTAAATGTGTTATTGAATCAATAAGTGAAGCTATTAAAAGACAAGTCTGGATTACAAAAGAGTCACAATGCAGTGTTTTAGCTCGATTAAGAAGGTATGATTTGGATATTAACGAATTTTATAAAAACATAACTGATAAAGAAGAGTTTATAAGATTATTGCAGGCGGCTGCAAGAAAACAGGAAAATGTAGCTATAACCACTTCAATTTTACATTTAATTGATGAAGTTGAAAATAATTTATTGGATAAGAAAATAGCTTATAACTTGGCAGATTCTATTTTAGAAAATAATTGCAGTGATTACTGTATTTACAGGCTTTTAAAATTTTGGATTGATAAATTTTTAAGTTAA
- a CDS encoding GNAT family N-acetyltransferase, with protein sequence MIRLAGIRDINGINRLLLQVQKVHSNIRSDLFKEGGKKYSDSELEEIVKNSETPIFVCELDNKIVGYAFCVVINHHNETSFCNHKTIYIDDLCVDEKTRHEGIGTALYEYVLEYAKSIGCYNLTLNVWEGNDSAMDFYKGRDMKIQKVCMEKIL encoded by the coding sequence ATGATAAGATTAGCAGGCATAAGAGACATTAACGGAATCAACAGGTTATTGCTTCAGGTTCAAAAGGTTCATTCAAATATTCGTTCTGATTTATTTAAAGAGGGCGGAAAAAAGTATAGTGATTCTGAACTTGAGGAAATTGTAAAAAATAGTGAAACACCAATATTTGTTTGTGAATTAGATAATAAAATAGTAGGTTATGCGTTTTGTGTTGTAATCAATCATCATAATGAAACTTCTTTTTGCAATCATAAAACCATTTATATTGATGATTTGTGTGTTGATGAAAAAACAAGACATGAAGGAATTGGAACTGCATTGTATGAGTATGTTTTAGAGTATGCAAAAAGTATCGGATGTTATAATCTTACTTTAAATGTTTGGGAAGGCAATGACAGTGCTATGGATTTTTATAAAGGCAGGGATATGAAAATTCAAAAGGTATGTATGGAAAAGATTTTATAA
- a CDS encoding PEP/pyruvate-binding domain-containing protein, with the protein MFLGVFNMVAFERIKSGIPQLDETLDNIRLGDNVVWQVSNLDEFLYFVKPFVKQALKDNRNLIYVNFGQHEPLIDMTADDFLKLDVEKNNPETEFAMIERDGIKIYQVDPNKQFEPFTLEVHNIITKEGRDAFYVFDCLSDLQAAWSTDLMMGNFFRVTCPYLFSLDTVAYFPIIRGKHSFEAIAKIRETTQLFLDLYSHKDDVYLHPLKVWNRYSQNMFLGHKYETKKEVLTTLTDGLEVSNFYKVVNRAADYHNEQNSDSWERFFELTKLQYENNEDISEKCDLMCKMLMTKDKNMIEKVKEYFSPPDYFSVYNRVVGSGMIGGKACGMLLARKIIEHDRPDIYADFEPDDSFYICSDLFYTYIVSNDLWDIRVKQRTKEGYYEAGKELEKGLKNGTFSDDIREKFRRLLDYFGQSPIIVRSSSFLEDGFGNAFAGKYESVFCVNRGSLEERLEAFEEAVKTVYASTMNISALEYRSLNDLDDNDEQMSLLVQRVSGSYYQDYFFPSAAGVGFSYSPYSPLPDMGHNGGMLRLVMGLGTKAVDRTQRDYPRIVNLDKPKAMDVPSVVERHKHSQHYLDVLDLKNIKVSEISVDEGVEVVPVYAKRAVVEHDTDAERRFRERGQRREVTFVNCNGLVNNDRFTSLMRELLQTLEAAYEYPVDIEYTVNVGQEGSFVINLLQCRPLQVATTKEAIEIPQDKGEVFFHIKNSSMGRSRKQDFDILVYVDPHKYYEYPFTKKASLAKLIGAINSYCKNHNKEAMLIVPGRLGTSSPELGIPVVFADISKFSAILEESYSEVGYVPELSFGSHMFQDLVEADIYYGAIFENSNRLDFNKNLFKDYPNKLCEFIPEFDKELYDMVKIFEFSKNKLEFYHDMKNDESICIIDSK; encoded by the coding sequence ATGTTTTTAGGAGTTTTTAATATGGTTGCTTTTGAAAGAATAAAATCCGGTATTCCGCAACTAGACGAAACCTTAGATAATATTCGTTTAGGGGATAATGTAGTATGGCAGGTTTCTAATCTGGATGAATTTTTATATTTTGTCAAACCTTTTGTTAAACAGGCTTTAAAAGATAATAGAAACCTGATTTATGTAAATTTTGGTCAGCATGAGCCGTTAATAGATATGACTGCTGATGATTTCTTAAAATTGGATGTTGAAAAAAATAATCCTGAAACAGAATTTGCTATGATTGAACGTGACGGGATTAAAATTTATCAGGTAGATCCAAACAAGCAATTTGAACCTTTTACTTTGGAAGTTCATAATATTATTACAAAAGAGGGAAGGGATGCTTTTTATGTATTTGACTGTTTGTCTGATTTACAGGCAGCATGGTCTACAGATTTGATGATGGGAAATTTCTTCAGAGTAACATGCCCGTATTTATTTTCTCTTGATACAGTAGCTTATTTTCCAATTATTAGAGGTAAACATTCCTTTGAAGCAATAGCTAAGATTCGTGAAACAACACAACTTTTTTTAGATTTATATTCTCATAAAGATGATGTATATTTACATCCGTTGAAAGTATGGAACAGATATTCTCAAAATATGTTTTTAGGCCATAAATATGAAACTAAAAAAGAAGTTTTAACAACATTAACTGATGGTTTGGAAGTAAGTAATTTTTATAAAGTTGTTAATCGGGCAGCTGATTATCATAATGAGCAGAACAGTGATAGCTGGGAAAGATTCTTTGAATTAACCAAGTTACAATATGAAAACAATGAAGACATATCTGAAAAATGTGATTTAATGTGTAAAATGCTCATGACTAAAGATAAAAATATGATTGAAAAAGTTAAAGAGTATTTTTCCCCACCTGATTATTTTTCAGTTTATAACCGTGTTGTTGGCAGTGGTATGATTGGAGGTAAAGCATGCGGGATGCTGCTTGCACGTAAAATCATAGAACATGACCGTCCGGATATTTATGCTGATTTCGAACCGGATGATTCATTTTATATCTGTTCTGATTTGTTTTATACATATATTGTTTCAAATGATTTATGGGATATTAGGGTAAAACAAAGAACTAAAGAAGGTTATTATGAAGCTGGAAAAGAACTTGAAAAAGGTTTGAAAAACGGTACATTTTCTGATGATATCCGTGAGAAGTTTAGACGGCTTCTGGATTATTTCGGTCAAAGTCCGATTATTGTAAGATCAAGCAGTTTTTTGGAAGACGGTTTTGGAAATGCTTTTGCCGGAAAATATGAATCAGTTTTCTGTGTTAACAGAGGATCTCTTGAAGAACGTCTGGAAGCTTTTGAAGAGGCTGTTAAAACAGTATATGCAAGTACAATGAACATATCTGCTTTAGAATATAGAAGCTTAAATGATTTGGATGATAATGATGAACAGATGTCTTTACTTGTTCAGAGAGTATCCGGGTCTTATTATCAGGATTATTTCTTCCCTTCTGCAGCAGGAGTTGGATTTTCATATAGTCCATATTCTCCATTGCCGGATATGGGGCATAATGGTGGAATGTTAAGATTGGTTATGGGTTTAGGTACAAAAGCAGTAGATAGAACTCAAAGAGATTATCCGCGTATTGTTAATTTAGACAAACCGAAAGCTATGGATGTACCAAGTGTTGTTGAGAGACATAAACATTCCCAACATTATTTGGATGTTTTAGATTTAAAAAATATTAAAGTAAGTGAAATTTCTGTTGATGAAGGTGTTGAAGTGGTTCCAGTTTATGCAAAAAGAGCAGTGGTGGAACATGATACTGATGCAGAGCGCAGATTCCGTGAAAGAGGTCAAAGAAGGGAGGTTACTTTTGTAAACTGTAATGGTTTAGTTAACAATGACAGATTTACGTCACTGATGAGGGAATTACTTCAAACTTTAGAGGCAGCTTATGAATACCCTGTTGACATTGAATATACAGTAAATGTAGGTCAGGAAGGTTCTTTTGTTATTAATTTATTGCAGTGCAGGCCTCTGCAGGTTGCAACTACTAAAGAAGCTATTGAAATTCCTCAGGATAAAGGAGAAGTATTTTTCCATATTAAAAATTCTTCAATGGGAAGATCAAGAAAACAGGACTTTGATATTTTAGTTTATGTTGACCCGCATAAGTATTATGAATATCCTTTTACTAAAAAAGCTTCATTGGCTAAATTAATAGGTGCCATTAACAGTTATTGTAAAAATCATAATAAGGAAGCTATGTTAATTGTTCCTGGAAGGTTAGGTACTTCTTCACCGGAACTTGGAATTCCAGTAGTATTTGCAGATATCAGCAAATTTTCAGCTATTTTGGAAGAGTCATATAGTGAAGTGGGTTATGTTCCTGAATTGTCCTTTGGAAGTCATATGTTTCAGGATTTAGTTGAAGCGGATATTTATTATGGAGCTATTTTTGAAAACAGCAACAGATTAGATTTCAATAAAAATTTATTTAAAGATTATCCGAATAAATTATGTGAATTTATTCCGGAATTTGATAAAGAATTGTATGATATGGTTAAAATTTTTGAATTCAGTAAAAACAAGCTTGAGTTTTATCATGACATGAAAAATGATGAGAGTATTTGTATTATAGATAGTAAATAA
- a CDS encoding PRC-barrel domain-containing protein, which translates to MRIKEDLINKEVLDGGADLIGKVIDVVMDKDTFEVTDLVIKKTGITDQIKAGGENVVPSELVKVIGDKILLKSDDDI; encoded by the coding sequence ATGAGGATTAAAGAAGATTTAATTAACAAAGAAGTGCTTGACGGCGGTGCTGATTTAATTGGTAAAGTTATTGATGTTGTAATGGATAAGGATACATTTGAAGTAACTGATTTGGTTATTAAAAAAACAGGCATCACAGATCAAATTAAAGCTGGCGGAGAAAATGTTGTTCCTAGTGAACTTGTAAAAGTCATTGGGGATAAAATTTTACTTAAAAGTGATGATGATATTTAA